A stretch of Cupriavidus necator DNA encodes these proteins:
- a CDS encoding efflux RND transporter periplasmic adaptor subunit — translation MKSDRIDQPKGFVDSNWRAATGTGRGRVSPWAVVAVVLVIAGLGWFAWRTWFAPKPAPKAPAAVVVSTARVQQGDVPLQVTANGNVTALSTVEVRPQVSSTVRTVHIKEGQTVRPGDLLFSLDTRMDEANLAKAQAQLLRDQADLADARRTLARSQELLQRNFISRSAVDTAQAKVDGFAATVRADQAAIEASRVAVSYGAIRATISGRTGVINAFPGSLVLPNSTQPMVIIAQVQPIAVTFSLPERQLGALREALHAGPVQVTALPNDGSKTPVTGRITFVDNTVDPQYGTIRVKAQFDNEEQRLWPGTYANVNAVVQTLKGALSVPPQAVVTGPEGRFVYVVQPDSKVARVPVQVVTTTAAAAVVEGVQPGARVVVEGMQNLRPGALVREAPAAGASAAAARPAPATAGH, via the coding sequence ATGAAATCTGACAGGATCGACCAGCCCAAGGGCTTCGTCGACAGCAACTGGAGGGCGGCCACCGGAACCGGGCGCGGCCGCGTATCGCCGTGGGCGGTGGTGGCCGTGGTGCTGGTCATTGCCGGCCTGGGCTGGTTTGCCTGGCGTACCTGGTTTGCGCCCAAGCCCGCGCCCAAGGCGCCGGCCGCCGTGGTGGTGTCCACCGCGCGCGTGCAGCAGGGCGACGTGCCGCTGCAGGTCACGGCCAACGGCAATGTCACCGCGCTGTCCACGGTCGAGGTGCGCCCGCAGGTGTCCAGCACCGTGCGCACCGTCCATATCAAGGAAGGCCAGACCGTCAGGCCGGGCGACCTGCTGTTCTCGCTCGATACCCGCATGGACGAGGCCAACCTGGCCAAGGCTCAGGCCCAGTTGCTGCGCGACCAGGCCGACCTGGCCGATGCCCGGCGCACGCTCGCGCGCAGCCAGGAGCTGCTGCAGCGCAACTTCATCTCCAGGAGCGCGGTCGACACCGCCCAGGCCAAGGTGGATGGTTTTGCCGCCACCGTGCGCGCCGACCAGGCCGCGATCGAAGCCAGCCGCGTGGCGGTCAGCTACGGCGCCATCCGCGCCACCATCAGCGGCCGCACCGGCGTGATCAACGCCTTCCCGGGTTCGCTGGTGCTGCCCAACAGCACCCAGCCGATGGTCATCATCGCCCAGGTGCAGCCGATTGCCGTCACCTTCAGCCTGCCCGAGCGGCAGCTGGGCGCGCTGCGCGAGGCGCTGCACGCCGGCCCGGTGCAGGTCACCGCGCTGCCCAACGACGGCAGCAAGACCCCGGTGACCGGCAGGATCACCTTTGTGGATAACACCGTCGATCCGCAGTACGGCACCATCCGCGTCAAGGCGCAGTTCGACAATGAGGAGCAGCGGCTGTGGCCGGGCACCTATGCCAACGTCAACGCCGTGGTGCAGACCCTGAAGGGCGCGCTGTCGGTGCCGCCGCAGGCGGTGGTGACCGGCCCCGAAGGCCGCTTTGTCTATGTGGTCCAGCCCGACAGCAAGGTGGCGCGCGTGCCGGTGCAGGTGGTGACCACCACTGCCGCCGCCGCCGTGGTCGAGGGGGTGCAACCCGGCGCCCGCGTAGTCGTGGAAGGCATGCAGAACCTGCGCCCCGGCGCGCTGGTGCGCGAGGCCCCGGCCGCCGGCGCCTCGGCCGCCGCCGCCCGTCCGGCCCCTGCCACCGCGGGGCACTGA